Part of the Salinigranum rubrum genome is shown below.
GAGGTGAAGGCGTACGCGCGCATCGACCAGAACTACGTCCCGCTCGTTGACGAGGACGGCGACTGGGCCGAGGACGACGTCGACTCGAACGGCGAGTTCTCGCTCGACATCGACTCGAGCAGCAACATCAGCCTGCCCGACTCGTACCGCATCGCGGTCGTCGCTGACCCCGTCGACGACGACGGCACGAACTACCTGAGCGCAGGTAACCAGGACAACGAGATCGACTCGGACACCTACAGCGAGTTCGACACGAAGACGACGACGACCGTCCGCACCGTCGAGGGCGACCTCACGGCACAGGTCTCGTCGCAGAGCATCGCCGCGAACGTCGGTGACGAGGTCACGCTGTCGGGCACCGCGCTCGGCCAGGGTGACTCGGTCCGCGTCTACCTGATCGGTCCGCGCGGGAACTTCCTCGACGCCAGCGGGGCCTCGCAGGCCGCCGAGGAGATCGACATCGACGAGGAAGAGTTCGAAGAGGACTACGCCGCGTTCAGTAACCGCGGTCAGTACACGTTCATCGTCGTCGGCCAGGGCCGCGACGGTGACTACGCGTCTGACTACGGCTTCGGTGGCGACGCCCTGCAGTCGGACCTCACGCCGCAGCAGGCAGTCGCGATCGTCAACGACGAGTACACGGGTGCTGGCGTTGACGACCAGATCGTCGAAATGACCGTCTCTGCGGAGAACCCGCAGCTCTCGATCGACGACTTCACCACGAACGGTGAGGTCGCCCAGGGCGAGGTCACCGTCTCGGGTACCTCGAACCGCGAGGACGGCACGACCGTCTTCATCGAGGTCCTCGGCCAGAACGAGAACGTGATCGCCTCGGACGAGGCTGAGGTCAACGGTTCGACCGGCGAATGGTCGACCACGATCGACATGTCGGACGTCGAGACGGGCACGTACACGCTGCGTGCTGACGACGACGAGGCTTCGGCCTCGCTCGAGTTCGAGCTCGTCGAGTCGGTGAGCACGCCGACCGAGGAGCCGACGCCGACCGAAGAACCGTCGACTGACGAGCCGACGCCGACCGAAGAGCCGACGACCGACGAATCGACGCCGACCGAAGAGCCGACGACCGACGAATCGACGCCGACTGAGACGTCCACGTCGACGCCCGGCTTCGGTGTCATCGTCGCGCTCATCGCGCTCATCGCCGCGGCGCTGGTCGCAGTCCGTCGCGACTAACTAACCACGACTGACCGGCGAAACCGGTCACACGGTGCGGTTTCATTTCTTCGCGACGCCACCCACCGCGAGTGGTAACGCCGCTAACCAAGAGGCGACGCGGGTGCCGTCGGAGTCGTCCGATTCCAACGCGAGTCCGGATGACGAACGTCCAGTTTCGGTTCCGACCGGATCGGGCATCCACTCACAGCGACCGCGCCACTGTTCGATGCGGGGGATGATTTCAAGAGGGGTGGTCACGAATCGAAGGTAGTGACCGTGAACAGGCGCGGGCCGAACGGGGAGGACCACGGGTGAGCGAGGACGACCGATGGGTCGAAGACGGTGCGACCCCGGACATCGTTCCGGAGAGCGCCAGGGAGCTCGTCGTACTCGTCGAATCGACGGACGCCGCGGTCGTCGCCCTGTGGTGGTGGGACGGTGACGACCGGCGAACCACGTTCGCGTTCGACGTCGATCCGACACCACCCGACGACGGCTCCACTGTCGACGTCCGGAGCGTCGAAGCGGACCGACCGGTCGCCCCGCCGGTTCCACTGGCAGCGGTCGACGCGGTTCGTCCGCTTCCGACTGCCGCGTCGGCGACAGCAGCGCTCCCGGACGACCCATCTCGACGGGCGGCACTGCTTCGGGGGCTCGCCGCGCACGCGCCCGAACTCGTCGACGTCAGCGTCGTCCTCTGCCTACTCACGTCTACGACCGAGGACGTCCCGGCCCTCACGGACGCGCTGGGGTGTCTCTCGACGCTCGCGGCCGACCGACCCGACGACTGCGTGGCGGCGATTCCATCCGTCCACGCGCTCGTTACCGACCCGACGGACCACGCGGTCCACGCCGCGGCGCTCACGTGTCTGGCGGCGCTCGCCGCCGCCTGTCCAGAGGAGGTCGCCCCGCACGTCGAGAGCACCTTCTCCGGGCTCGAATCGTCGGACTCGACCGTCGTGACGGCGGCGGTTACCTGCGTCTCACACGTCGCGTCCGGGGACCCCGAGTCGGTCATCGACGCCACCGACCGACTCGTGAGACTGATGACGGCAGCCGACCCGACCGTCCGGATACACGCCGCGTTCGCGCTCGGACGCGTCGCCGTCGTCGCGCCCGAGGTTGTCCGGCCCGACGTCGCCAGCCTCGCTCGCGTGGTGGGCGACGAGACGGAGCGGACGGCGGCCCGGTTGAACGCGACGTGTGCGGTCGGCCGGGTCGCCGGCGAGTGGCCCGACGCCGTCGTCGAACACCTTCCGACGTTCGTCGGCGCGCTCGGGGACGGCGATTCGGGGATTCGAGCCAACGCGGCCGGCGTCGTCGGCGATGTCGCGACGACCCACGCCGTCGCGGTCCGGCGGCACGTCGACGCGCTCCTCGCGTGTCTCGACGACGACGACAGCGTCGCACGGGCGAACGGGTCGACGGCACTCGCCCGCGTCGCCCGCGAGTTTCCCGAGACGGTCGCACCACACGTCGACCGACTCGTCGACGCGCTCGACGACACCGACGCGCTCGTCCGCGAGAACGTCTGCTGGACGCTCGGCTACCTCCGCGACGACGCCCGCACGGCCCGTCCGGTCCTCGA
Proteins encoded:
- a CDS encoding HEAT repeat domain-containing protein; protein product: MSEDDRWVEDGATPDIVPESARELVVLVESTDAAVVALWWWDGDDRRTTFAFDVDPTPPDDGSTVDVRSVEADRPVAPPVPLAAVDAVRPLPTAASATAALPDDPSRRAALLRGLAAHAPELVDVSVVLCLLTSTTEDVPALTDALGCLSTLAADRPDDCVAAIPSVHALVTDPTDHAVHAAALTCLAALAAACPEEVAPHVESTFSGLESSDSTVVTAAVTCVSHVASGDPESVIDATDRLVRLMTAADPTVRIHAAFALGRVAVVAPEVVRPDVASLARVVGDETERTAARLNATCAVGRVAGEWPDAVVEHLPTFVGALGDGDSGIRANAAGVVGDVATTHAVAVRRHVDALLACLDDDDSVARANGSTALARVAREFPETVAPHVDRLVDALDDTDALVRENVCWTLGYLRDDARTARPVLERVRTDDGDERVRGRAAWALDEVGHGGVGATE